DNA from Onychomys torridus chromosome 1, mOncTor1.1, whole genome shotgun sequence:
GCAGTCTTGCCTAAGCAAACAGGAAAGCCAGTGGTCACCAGCACTTAACAATGAAACCTTGGTAAGTGCTGGGAACATCCTGAGTGCAAGTTGAGGAAGAGAAATAGAGCCACGCCCGAAGCAGTTACCTTTAAAAAAGTATCGTTCATCTTTTCCCCACGACCAGACATGGACGAAGGCATCGATGCTTTGCATGGGGATTCCACGCCAGCCAGTGAGAATTTGGAGAGGGTCCCCATAGCGAGTCCTGTTGTTACGGTTTTCATAGAGCCAGTACCAGCTACTTCGGAAGAAGTAGGTGTTGAACCTCACCCTCACCTCACCATATTGGTTCCTCTCTTTGCGAATCCAGTCAAACACTGTATCAAATGATCCCTCACATGATCctgggaagagaagaaataatTCCAGCCATTTGTCACTGCAAACAGCAGCATTCATAGTTGTCTCGAATGGGGCTGACTATGTGGCTAGCACTTCCTGTTGGGACGCCCTAAAGAAGCACATAGAGACTGCACAGGGAGTAGGCTGTTTTAGAAAGCCACTCACAGGGTTCCCAGACCCAGTCTGGATGCAGTTCTGTGACCACCCTAGTGTAGCTGGCCCATGCCTCTTGTTGGTCCATCTGATCTCAGGAGAGGAAAGACTTTGGATTTGGTTCTGGACACACAAGCAGCCATGTCTCCACTGGGGGGAGGTCATGTGGTTGCAACAGGTGTTGAATGTCAAGAATGGGAGCACATGAGAGCAGAACTGGGATGGGATCTGTGAGGGCCTAGGAATGGAGATGCTTTCCCTGTCTTGGGCATCTGTGCTGTCACCAACCAGtttcagttcttttttgtttttgtttttgttttttttttttttctttttaatgtggagctgaggatcgaacccagggccttgcacttgctaggcaagcactctaccactgagctaaatccccaacccccagttctttttcttaaaaaattaattttttaattacatgtatgtgtgtgggtgcccattcCTGGAGCTGAAATTGCAGATagttgtgggtgctgagaattaaacctcTGGAAGGTTGGAaggcactcttaactgctgagccacctctctaccCACCATTTGTATTAAACAGCAATAGGTGCCTGGCATAACAACTGAAAGTTTGTGGTGAAGCTGATGTCCAGAATCACAGCTTCTTACAGTGGCTCTGCATCCACACAGCTCCGTGATGCCAAGGTATGGGAGCTCTGTGTGTCTAAAAGCCACGATGTCCTCTGTCCTCACCTGTGTGTAAGGAGTGgagaggaaaggcacaaagggaTTGTTGATTTTCACCTGTGGTTGTCTGTCTGTGGTCTAGTGTGATCACTTTAAGAGCCTGCAGATGGAGCTTGGGGTTATCCCTTCAGCCATACAACCTGTGCACTTTGGGGACCAGCCTCCAAGTGAACGTTGAGTGGAGCCTGCTGGCTCGGCTGGATCTGCCCTAGATCCATCTTACCATATAGTCTTTGAATTGCTTTCCTGTCTGACCAGTCCAACTCAAACGCAGGCTCCTGGGGAATGTAGTTTGGTTGCATTATGGATCCCGCCCTGTAGGTGTGAGGCAATCCAAGGACATGGCCAATTTCATGGACAGCTACCTAGGAGGGGAACACAAACCACAGGTGTGGAACCAAACCTCAGACTCTGATGATGCTGGGACCTATCACTAAATTATAGCGGTCTGGCCTATGCCCTGTGCAGAGTAGTGCTTGCTTAGGAGAGAAACAGGGTGAGTACTGGGGAACCACCATCAGAGACTTGCTAAACTTTCTAGAAGGTTATGCACACACCAAGGAAAAGCTGGGTTTCTGAACTTGTGCTAGGTGCTTTGCCTTCCCACCAGAGCAGCTGGAGCCTCTTACTTTGAGAAGGCTGATGCCCGTGTCACTGGAGAGAGGGGTGAAGTGCTCATCATCATCAAAGTGGATCTCACCCAGACGCCAGGCATGTGCAAACTCCTGTCCACTCCCGTCAAACACCCTCGGACAACCCAAGTGCCGGCCTGGTGTGGGAAGAGGGGTGGGTAGCAGTGAATGAAGGTGCCCATCTTAAGTCCCTTTCTGGCAGCACAAACTTTGACGATACCAGTCTCCAGGAGCTAGTGCAGCAATGGGCTCTGTGTAAGGTCCATGGAAGCAGACGGAGCTGCTGGGTGTCTGTGAACAGTGTGGCTATAAAGTCTAGAAAcaagctgggtgcagtggtgcacacctttaatcccagctctcaggaggcagaggcaggtggagttctggTTTCTGAGGACAGCccagtttacagagcaagttccaggatagccagggctacacaaataacaaaaagactAGAAACATCTGGATactaactggtgtgtgtgtgtgtgtgtgtgtgtgtgtgtgtgtgtgtgtgtgtgatgccagaGCTGATGGAGGAGACATTTCGAGCTGGATCACTATAATGGGGAAGACCTCAAGGTCACTGTCTCTTACCTCTATACTTTTATAACAAACCATGTCTTGTGTACTCTAGAATTaggaaattgagagagagagagagagagagagagagagagagagagagagagagagagagagagagagagagcgccagaGAGAGCGCAGCAAGGTAGATGGGAACACCTTGGACCACCAGATGGACCATGGGAGTCAGGGTATTCATTCAGTCTGCCAGCAAGTAGGCTGTACCCACTGCTGTTCCATGAGCTCAGGAGAATGGGTGGGTGATGGGCTAGGATGGGCTAGGATGGCAAGTGAAACCCAACAGCGAAGACCTTAGAATCTACGGAGAGCAGATGCTACCCCCTCCCTTGGATGTCATCTCTGAAGAAGCCCAGCAGGTAGGAGCTGGAACCACATCACTCTGGAGGACAAGGCAATCAAGTTGTGATTGGCCCAGGTTGCCCTAGACATGATACTGGTCATGAGGCCTTGGTGGAAGACTCAGAGGTGGCCTGCAGAGTAGGCAGGAAGGGATCCTGAGTCTGTACCCCTCTTACCTCTCCCAAAACCCAGCTTTATATCCACCATGGTGCTGGGGCCAGTGAGGTCCTCCCGGAAGTCCAGTGGCGTCACCTCACTCCACATCCTGAAGGCCAGTCTAAAGATATACCTCTGCTCTTCCACAGAGAGCTGGCTGCTGTAGGCATCCCCCACCAGCCTCCAGGTCAGTGTCTTCTTGGAGAAGGCCCTGCTGGGCCCAGTGTCTGAGGTGCCTTCATGTTGCCCACCTGGCTCGGGCAGCAGCATTTGAAGGAAGCGCTTTTGTCGGGCCCTGGGCCGGAGACCTAAAGGGGTTGGCAGGGCAGCCTGAGGTGGCAGCTTTGTGTCAGGGATGCCGCAGCGTGGCCTGTTCATAGCTGCCAGTGTAGGTGAGTCTAGTTCCCCACTGGCTGGCAATCTGTTCGCTTTCTGGAATCTACGCACGGCTTGAGCCAAGGTGGAGCCCACAGGGACCCCTGCTGACTCCTTTGGGCGAGGCTCCTCTGACCAGCCATATTTCAAGAGGAATCTCTGTGGGAAAGAAAAGCCCTGAATTCATAGGTTGCCAGGATTTTTCCTGAGCTGTAGCGGTTATGGATGAGCACGAGAATACAGAGCAGAGTCCGGGATGAAGGACAGTATCCAGGGCCTACCAGAGTGACGTCATGGGTGCCACATGCCCTGTGGAGGAGCAGAGTTGAAGCAGGTCAGCTAGAGGGAAGGGGTCATGACAAAGGGAAGAGGTCAAGGCTGGAGGTGGGTGCACACTTCGGGCTGAGGGGCTGAGAGTGAAGCCCGCCCTGGAAGCTGGAATTCCTTAATTCCCAGGGACTGGGCAAGAGTCATTCTGAGAGTCTGGAGGGCTTCTAGCATGCAAGGACAGGGTAGGCAGGGGCAGCAGGGGTGTCCCTTGGCATCTGAGGCAAGCTTGACCCATCATCCCTTCTCACTGCCCTCCACCATGGGGGTGCCCTGGAGCCAGGAGTTTAGGGGGAAATCTTGATCATCTGTCTGCTTGTGGTGCCTGGTAACCACCAGACTGCAGGGGCTGTCGAGGGGCAAGAGGTCTGCTCAAACCCACTCCTACTGCAACCCATGACTCTAGAGAAAGGGAGCTGGGATCTTTTGTCGGTGAATGCCACTCAATAGCAGGGTGCAGGGAATCTTTGTGGTGGCTCTCATCTCTCTGTGTGCTCAGACTGGCGGAGGCCAACCAAGGGACACCGTCAGCACAGTGCCTGACAGCAGCACATGCTCACATTCGAATGTCCTCTGACATTTAAAGCTGCTCTCTGCACAGGGCTGATCTCGCCTAGACACTGATGCTACAAGGATTAACCATCAGATGGAGCtaggtgcagctcagtggtagaggcgcGCCTGGCTTGTGCAAGGCCCCAGGTGTCATTCCCAGCTTTACAAAGACGACACCAGGTTAGGCAGGCTCTCCATCTCTGCACAGCCATCCTTGTGTTAAGCTCTGGCCtctacgtacgtgtgtgtgtgtgtatgtgtgtgcgtgtgtgtgtgtgtatgtgtgtgcgtgtgtgtatgtgtatgtgtgtgtgtatgtgtgtgtacgtgtgtgtgtgtgtatgtgtgtgtgtgtatgtgtgtgtgtatgtgtgtgtgtacgtgtgtgtggtgtatactgCCTGTGACTGCAGATGCTGCTACTCTTACCTGAGCAGCACGGAGGTCGGCAATGGGCTTGGCCTGGCTCAGAGGAGATGGCTCCAGGTCCGAACGGTCCCGGCTGTGGAAAAGCCTTTCAGGCTGGGTGGGCTGGGGTGCAACCAGCCAGCAGAGCAGCAGTGTCAGACGCAAGACAGAGGCAGCAAGCATGGCTCCACTGGGACTCTGGTCCTACCTTGCTGCGTCCCCGTCTCCCCTCCTATGGAGCAGGACATGGCGGGACCCTTTTATAAGCAAGCACTCATTCTTCACCCAGCTCTGAAGTGTGCCTGCTAGGAAGCTGCTTCTGAGGCCCCGGGTGAGCTGCCTTTGAAGACCCCAGGGCCACTTTTCTCATGGGTGTAAGAACTCCTCTTCCTTCAGTCTGTGGATTGCTCTCCTGTGTTGACTTTCCTGGTTGAGTTTGCTCCTAAATGAACTGAGGGAGACGTGCTGAATGCGTCCACCTGTGCTGCTCTGAAGGCCCAACCTAAGCCCTAACAACATGCCTTTTAGGAGTGGGCCTGCAGCTTTAAAACCATACCCCCCAGTTTGCTCCTATTGGGGTCTCTTTTTGCTAAGTGGTCTGGGGCTTCGAGCATGTTAATTTGTTTCTAGACTtcgttttcatttttcttcttgctggttgtatatatatatatacatgtctagggtcggcaagatggctcagaaggtgaaGGCAATTGCTGCCAGCCcaatgacctaagttcaatccctggccccacatggtaggagaaaaccaattcctgcaagttgcTCTCTCATCTCCATGAGCATACTCACTGCTCGCTGcccaaataaatagtaaataaattctGTAACTTAAAAAATAGAGTGTCTAATCAGCATAtagaaaagcaaaatttaaaaccaGCACAAGAAAAGGAGATGGAGTTCCTGCAGTGGGGCAGTGCCATGGTGAATATCCTTGCAGACACAGGTGTGTGTCTATGGAGAAGTGTATGCATTGGGTCACACCTCCACACAAGCCCTGGGTTCCTGAGTGTTCTTGGATACAGGTATGTTTTGTGGAGTCCCAGTCTGTGGTCAGTGAGTCAATGTGAGGATAAACTAGAATCCACTGAGGCCTACAACATACTACATACAGCCTGAGGGAATAAGAGGCAGCCCTTTAGGCCCTGGAGTCTAGAGCTGAGCCTGGACTCTCATGTCCCCATCTGCACCCAAGCCCTGCCTTGCCCCTCTTGAGGCCTTGCTGTGACCAGGGCCATTTGGCACCAGGGACTGAAGACCATTCATGAGGCATTTATAATTTGGAGACAACATTCAGTAAATACCCTCCCCGCCAGATGGTGAGGACCCTCCTGTTCTGCTGCCTgtcagtgtgtctgtctctcctccAGCTTCCCTAGGAGCAGTGGAACCCCTTTCCACCCATCTCTTCCACTTCTTTTTAAACTCTGCCTCGgctgctttctctccttcctccccactctgcACCTGCCATGGTGAGTCCAGCATCCGACAGTGAATGCTTCTCATTGCCAAGTGTTGAGCCTGTTCTAGAGCCCTGAAATGGTGACTTTTGAAGATGCTGCTGTCCCCTAGCCTGCTTTCTTCTGGAGAGGACGTACCTGCCCTTTCACTACATTCTGCTCTAAGGCGACCACTGTCAGAAGGTTCACAGGTGATTCCTGCACCGTGTGCATCTGTGGTCACTAGGTGACCTGTCAACAGCCTCCAGCCTTGGAAACactggaagaaaggaaatggtatagaggctggagagatggctcagtggttaagagcactgtctactcttccagaagatctgggttcaattcccagcacctaggagacagctcacagctgcctgtagctccagttccaggggatctgacagcttctcacagacatgcatgcaggcaaaataccaatgtacataaaacataaactgtattagccgggtagtggtggcacatgcttttaagcccagcactgggaaggcagaggcaggcggatctctgtgagttcatggccagcctggtctatagagtaagatccaagtcaggcatcaaaactatacggagaaaccctgtcttgaaaaaatcaagaaaaaaaaaccttaaattattttttaaaatggaatagaAATATGTTCACTGAGTGTACTGAGAGAAAACATGCTCCAATGGTGTAGTATTCTACCAAACAAGGTATTTCTATGgaaattttaattgtatgtaattttaaagttttgttccTCACAGCCTTGCCTTAGCCAAAAGTACAGAAATGAAACAAACCTTTCTAGTGTGTGTCCACTTGTATATAATGTgtttggtgtgtgggtgtgtatgtgaatgtcagaggacaactctgtgggaTCACATCTGTCACCATTATGTGTtccaagaactgaactcaggttgccaaggCTTTTATGGTGTGGGTCTAAAAACAGACTATCAAGGCCAACTGGCACCGCTAACATGGCAGCCTGTGATCAGGGCTCCTCTCCTGCTGCGCCTCAGCTCCACAGGGCCAGTCTGCTGCGGCATAAACTCCCTGTTCCTTGCATGATGGGATGATACTGTAATGTGATAGTGCCTTTCAGAAAGGGCAGTGTGTGGGTACAGCTCCTGGCCCCAAGGCTCCCGCACATCTGATTCAATGCTTTCAGGACACCTAAGGCTGCACGTGAAGGTGCTGCCAGCCTCCTTAGCACTGACTGTGGTGTTTGTTCTTCCCTCAAGAATAggctagccgggcagtggtggcacacgcctttaatcccagcactcgggaggcagaggcagggggatctttgtgagtctgaggccagcctgggctaccaagtgagttccaggaaagatgcaaaactacacagagaaaccctatctcgaaaaaacaaaacaaacaaacaaacaaaaaacaaaaacaaaacaaaaagaataggcATCCTCCACAGAAAAGGGTCCttgagaatgggggtggggtggggttgaaTGTTAACAGTGAGATGTGACTCTCAAATCAGAAAGTCTGTATGAGGCTCTGATGCTATGTAAACAAGCAGGGCTCACCACAGCACCTGTGCTGAAGGCCCTATTCACGTATGAAGCTCTTCTCAGTTACTGCTTAGCTCAGTGTGGCCTGCAAATCCAAAGGGCACTCATATCCTTGTAAGGCCCCCGCCATTAGCTGTGCCACCTTGAAACCAGCAACAGTGGAAGGAACATGTTTAGGAATAGGGTCGTATTGAAGTAGGAAGCCAGAGACCACAGTTCCCCAGTTCCCTTCCCAGGGCACACCCCAGTGATTCTAGGCCTTCCTATAAGGCCCCATCTCTTTcaggatttattttcttctcaagattatgtgtatgtgtgtgtggagagggggTATGTCTACATGAGTGCAGAtcctgtgaaagccagaagaggaaggtgtggattccccagagctggggtttacaggcagttctgagttgcttgacatgggtgctggaattgagcttggtcctctggaagagtagtacatgctcataaccactgagtcacTTCTATGGCAtgaggctttttttaaaaaaattctttaacattcattcactcatcattcatttattgagaaccattggaagtcagttctctcattccaGATTTTTTTATGAAGGTTGACATCAAGGCCTTTACCCCACTGAGCCTCTGAACCAACTTGCCAGTCCTATGTCCAACCTCTTAAAGTTTCCATGAGCATCTGGGGACCAAGATCCTAC
Protein-coding regions in this window:
- the Mmp21 gene encoding matrix metalloproteinase-21 isoform X1; the protein is MLAASVLRLTLLLCWLVAPQPTQPERLFHSRDRSDLEPSPLSQAKPIADLRAAQRFLLKYGWSEEPRPKESAGVPVGSTLAQAVRRFQKANRLPASGELDSPTLAAMNRPRCGIPDTKLPPQAALPTPLGLRPRARQKRFLQMLLPEPGGQHEGTSDTGPSRAFSKKTLTWRLVGDAYSSQLSVEEQRYIFRLAFRMWSEVTPLDFREDLTGPSTMVDIKLGFGRGRHLGCPRVFDGSGQEFAHAWRLGEIHFDDDEHFTPLSSDTGISLLKVAVHEIGHVLGLPHTYRAGSIMQPNYIPQEPAFELDWSDRKAIQRLYGSCEGSFDTVFDWIRKERNQYGEVRVRFNTYFFRSSWYWLYENRNNRTRYGDPLQILTGWRGIPMQSIDAFVHVWSWGKDERYFFKGNQYWRYDSENDQAHTEDEQGRRYPKLISEGFPGVPSPLDTAFYERRQQLIYFFKESLVFAFDVNQNQVLNSYPKKMSHVFPAIMPQNHPFRNIDSAYYSYAHSSVFFFKGNSYWKVVSDKDRQQNVQLPLNGLFPKKSISEKWLDVCDVHTSTLNM
- the Mmp21 gene encoding matrix metalloproteinase-21 isoform X2, which codes for MLAASVLRLTLLLCWLVAPQPTQPERLFHSRDRSDLEPSPLSQAKPIADLRAAQRFLLKYGWSEEPRPKESAGVPVGSTLAQAVRRFQKANRLPASGELDSPTLAAMNRPRCGIPDTKLPPQAALPTPLGLRPRARQKRFLQMLLPEPGGQHEGTSDTGPSRAFSKKTLTWRLVGDAYSSQLSVEEQRYIFRLAFRMWSEVTPLDFREDLTGPSTMVDIKLGFGRGRHLGCPRVFDGSGQEFAHAWRLGEIHFDDDEHFTPLSSDTGISLLKVAVHEIGHVLGLPHTYRAGSIMQPNYIPQEPAFELDWSDRKAIQRLYGSCEGSFDTVFDWIRKERNQYGEVRVRFNTYFFRSSWYWLYENRNNRTRYGDPLQILTGWRGIPMQSIDAFVHVWSWGKDERYFFKGICF